CAGGACTAAGCTCAATTGATATCATCGCTACATTTGCAGTATCAACTGCGCGTGTCATGAATCCGGCTTCACTTACATTCAGGCGGCATTCAGTGACTATCGCCGCAATAACATCAACTGTTTCTTTAAAAATCTCTGCATCAATTGTTGCCTTTAACATTTGTTTACCCCGTTATTCTTTCTATAAATAGATTATAGTCATAAATATAAGAAACCGTTGTTATTTTTTTATCCGCTGGATTAATATTGGTTTCTTAGAAAGCATCCGGTTTCAGAAGTATTTCTCTGGCATACAGAAAATTTCTGATTTGTAGAAAGTCACTGCAAATACAATGAAACAATACAATGAGTCCGTAACTGACTGATGTAATCTAATGAGAACTGTTGTTAAATATTAAATTTAATCCCATTTTCTGATTAATCTTATTTTTTTGAATTTATATGTAATTTAGAAATTCACACATACCAGATAATAAGAAAACCAATTATCAACATAATTAATTATCAATTAATGTGCAAAGGCTTCATAAGCGGTTTTCTTATTCAGCTTTATCCTGAATTACATCGCCCATTTGATCATTATTAATCATTATATCTGATTTTTTCGTTGTTAACAGAATTTTCTGCCGGTTATATGCTTATTATAAACTATATTATAAAGTATATAAGGATAATTTTTGCCTTTTTTAATTTTGTTTTTTTAAGATGCGTTAAACTCATAACATATATCAGATGAAAAACAGATAATTTAGTTAGCATTGAAATATCCTGTCCAAAATTATGTACAGGACATTTAATTGTTAGTACATTCAAAATTTATTTAATTCAAATTTCTTTCTTAGAATTTGAAAATTGTGGATTGGATAATAAAAGATACTAATGATTCGAATTGCATGAATAAATATCCGGATTTAGATAAGGATATAAAGATACAGCAAAAAAAAGTTTTAATTAAAGGTTAGGGAAAAAATGGGATCTCAGTGGGGCGCAGACAGGTATTACCAAAAATCCAGACGTGAAGGGTACAGGTCACGTGCGGCTTATAAAATTCTTGATATTCAAAACAAATTCAACATTATCAGGTCTGATGATAATATTGTTGATTTGGGAGCGGCTCCCGGAAGCTGGTCACAGGCACTTCGTGATATGACTGACGGGCAGGTAATTGCAGTTGATCTAAATCCAATTGTGCCAATTGAAAATGTCATAACAATAAAAGGTGATTTTACAACTGAAAAGGTTCAGTCACAAATTCTGTCACATGTTGATTTAGTAAATGTTGTTGTATGCGATGCATCTCCAAAACTGTCAGGTCAAAAAGCATATGATCAGGCAAGAGCAATAGGGCTTTGTGAACAGGCCCTTCATTTTGCATGCCTTATTTTGAAACCCGGAGGGAATTTTGTTATTAAATCTTTCCAGGGTGAAATGTTTAAGGAGCTTTTGGACGAGGCAAGAGAGAATTTTTATGCAGTAAAAGTTTACAGATCAAAGGCTACCAGAAGAGGGAGTACTGAAGCATATATAGTTGCTAGAAATTTTAAGGGATTTTCAAATGTTTCTGACAGACAGTTATAACCGACCGGTAACTAATCTTCGAATCAGTTTAACAGCAAGATGCAACCTTAAATGTAAATACTGCCACAGGGAAGGCGAAGTATCTCCAAAAGATGAGATGAGTCTTGATGATATTTCTGAGATTCTTAAAACTGCGGCAAAATTCAATATGAATAGCGTAAAACTTACCGGTGGAGAGCCTACAATGCGAAAAGACATTGTTGACATAATCCACAGTGTCCCAAAGTCAATGGAGGCATCCATGACAACAAATGGAACTCTTCTTGCACCAATTGCACAGGATTTAAAGGATGCAGGACTTTCAAGAGTTAATATCAGCATTGACAGCTTAAACAGGGAAAAGTATAAAGAAATTTCAGGTCTTGATTATCTTCCTCGTGTTTTAGATGGAATCGATGCTGCGATTGATGCCAATCTTACTCCTGTTAAACTAAACGTTGTACTTCTCAAGGACTTTAATGAGAATGAAATTGAGGATTTTATCTCCTATGCAGGTAAGAAAAAAGATGTTATTCTGCAGTTTATTGAACTGATGGATCTTAATTCTGATGAAAAAAAATCTCAAATTCACTCTCTTGAGGAAGATCTTGAAAAAAGAGCCAAAACAATTATTACAAGAAGAATGCACCACAGAAAGAAATACTGTATTGAAGGAGCTGAGGTGGAAATAGTTCGCCCTATGCATAATAATGAATTTTGTGCTTTCTGCAACAGATTAAGAGTGACATCTGACGGTGAGTTAAAGCCATGTCTGTTAAGGCATGACAATCACATAAACATTAAAGGAAAAAGAGGTGCTGAACTTGAATCTCTTTTTGAGCTCGCAGTAAGTAAAAGAGAACCTTTTTTTAAATAAATTTCAAAAAAATGTAATTTTTGTTCTTCTAAGATTTTCTTTATAAAAAACATTCATGAAATTATCATTTTAGGTACGGTTTCATCCTAAATTTGCCACATCTCTCAAATTCATTATATTGTGCAAGAATTAAATTTGACAGTTCCAGGAATTTTTGAAAATGTTACCAAAAATAGCATCATTCTGGGCTTAAATTCTAAATGACTTTGGCATTATAAAAATAAAATTGATGTTTTGCATGCAAATATGTCCCAACTGTCAAATTCAATAACGATTATTTTTGACATTTTTGGGAATAATGCACTTCAAAAGAGCAAGTGGCAAAGTCAGGTTTCATGTAAGTTACGAAATAATTTTCATGTAAATATTTATAGAAAAATGTAATCATTTAATTTTCATGTCAGAATTCTTTAATGCTAATTTGCAAATATTTTTTTGTATACTGGTTTAATACCTTATCATGCTACATGAAAAAAATGAATACTATCCAGTTATTGACAGATTATATTCAAAATCACTTGTTCTTGAATCGGTCGGAGATTTTAACCCCGTTTTTTACTTTTATTTTATGGACACTTTGGCTCATATAGATTATTCGGTATCAATTCTTGCATATAATTTCCACAACATTAGAAATAAAATGAATATGGAATATATGCGTTGGAGAATTGATGAAGAGCAAAAAGGCGAAAGAACACTTTTCCCGGAATTTATTAACTGGCTCAAAGAAAATAACCCTGAAAAATTCAATTCACTTCCATATTTATGGAGAGCAATTTATGACAAGTCAAACCCAGCGGGATACAGAAGTTTTAGAATTGCTATTAATCCTGACAGCAATCAGCCAACACCGGTTTCATCATTTAATCAATGGATTGAGGAATTCTTTGACCAAAAATTTATAAAAAGTATCTATAAAGGCGGATCATTAGATATATTATATACAGAATTTCTGGCAAACAGAAATGGATAAAAAAAAATCATGAAACAACAGTTTCATGCATTTTTATCATATAATTCAGAAATTGAGTTTCAAACAATTGAATTTCACAGATAAAATCAAAAAAAATGATTCATACAGATGAATGTCTCTAAAATATGCTCAGAACTTGTCAGGCTGAAAAGTGAAAATCCTCCGGGAATTACTAAGGGTACTGCACAATATATCGGAGATATTTTAAAATCACTTGATATCTCTTTTAAATTTACAGATGACGGAAACGGCAGATGCAATATTTATACAGATTATCCTGATAAACCTCTTCTTTTAATGGGCCATCTGGATGTTGTTCCTGTATTAAATGACGGATGGGATAAAGATCCTTTTTCTGGTGAGATTTCATCAGGTTATGTCTATGGAAGAGGATCAACTGATATGAAAGGTGGATGTGCGGCATTAATTTCCGCAGTTTACCAACATTTAAAAAACAGTTATGAATTGCCATGCAACCTCTGTTTTGTATGTGATGAAGAAAATGGGGGTAATGCCGGGATAAAACATCTTCTTTCTAAGAATGTTTATAAGCCCTGTGACTGCATAATTGCCGAGCCAACGCCGTATCTGAATCCTGCAATCGGACAAAAAGGTCTTTTAAGAGCAGATATCGAAGTAAAAGGTGAACCTGCTCATGGCTCGCTTTATCCGGCAGTCGGTGTAAGTGCTGTTATGAAATCAGTCGATCTTTTACATTTCATTCAGAGAATGCATGAACGAGAATATGTAAATGATAAAAAACTGGATGAAATTATAAAAAAATCATCTTCTGTTTTAGCAGAAATTTTTAATATCCAAAATCCTGAGAAGGTTTTAAGAAGAATTACCTTCAATCCGGGAAAAATATGCGGTGGCGAAGAGATTAATATTGTTGCTCAAAAATGCAGGGTTAATCTTGAAATGAGGATCCCCTGGGGATGCAGTGCATATGATATATTTGATGAAATATCTAAGAAAGAATCTTCTGCTGAAATTAAACCTCTGGAGATATGTAATCCAGGTCTGACGGAGCCAAATGAAAAAATTGTAAAAACGGCCTGTAGAAATATCAAAAAAGTATATAAAAAAGATTCATTTCCAATTCTTCAATGGGCGGCAAGTGATGCCAGATATTTAAGAGAGAAAAGTTTTAGAGTTATTGAATACGGTCCTGGAGATTTAAAAACAATTCATGGAATAAATGAAAAAGTGTCGATAAAAAACCTGAATAAATCTGTTGAAATTTATGCAGGAATCTTGAAGGATTATGACTCATAAAAGTTCAGTTCCTAAAAAAACGTCCATGAAATTATATTTCATGCTAACTGTTTCATGTAAGTTACGAAGTAACTTTCATGTAAAACCCGCATGATGAGCTTTTTTTATCACACAAAAAGCGATGAAAATCTATCAGGAATTTTGACTTTCATAGCACACAAAATCATGATTTTCATTAAACACTGCATGGAAAAATTTGTTTCATTAACGTTTTTTGGAAAATCATCGAAAAGTATTTATGTTAACAGTGTTAATTAGGTAGTATGTCAACAGTTAACAGCGTTAACAAGATCAGACTTCCGCCTTCAGCTAAAGTAGTACTTAGCATTCTTGAAGATGGAAAAGCAAAGACGTTTAAGGATATGACTGATGAAGCGGAGATAGCACCAAGAACAATCAGATATGCACTAAAGCGCCTGAAGGAGAGCGGACTCATAATCGAAAAGTTCAATTTCAGAGATGCCAGACAGGTATTATATCAGAAGAATACAATTACAAAATCTGATAAAACTCCGGAAATGGCATCAACATGAGATCTCATTTATGCGATATTACAAGATGTGATGAAATAGCGCGACTTTACCTTCCCCAGGTTAGAGCTGAATTAGTCTACAGGCTTGTTACAACCAGAGGAATTCCACAGGCAAGAGTTGCCAGATGGATGGGAATAACAAGAGCCGCAGTATCACAGTACATAAGCAGAAAAAGAGGTTTTGGAGATATTAATATTTCACAGGATTTAGATGATATTATTGAGGCCTGGGCAGAGGGCATTATAACCGGAGAAGGCTCTGTAACTATCTGTGATCTTTGCAATTGTATTAATAATACAAACAATCTGGATAATAATCTCAAAAATAACGATAATATGACAAATACAATCTAAAAAATAATCTAAAGAAATTCTTTTCTATGAAAACGTCCATGAAATTATATTTCATGCAATGGTTTCATGTAAGTTACGAAGTAACTTTCATGTAAGATTTATAAGATTAACTAATTTAATAATTTATTATATTTTTAGTCATATTAAATTGTTTTTATTTATTTTATTTAATCGTATTTATCTTAATTTTAATTCTTTATTTAGAGAAAATTTTGAGAGTTAATTCTAATGAAATTCAGATGATATTTAGATGAATTTCCCGTCGGTCTGAGTTGGAAGCACCAGATCATAAAATCTTTTCTCAAAATAATTGTCAGTCATCCCTGAGATAAAATCACAGACTATTTTTTCCGGAGATTCTTCTTTTAGATATGAATGTTTTCTTTTAAGATATTCAGCCTTAAGAAAATGCTGATATACAGGAGAATTTTGATTGTTATTATTCAGATCATCAAGATACTGTTCAAAAAGAACAGAATACATATTTGCAATTTTTCCTTTCTGACAGGTAAGTTTGGGATTTTCATAAATATTTTTGTAGTTAAATTCTTTTAAAGCTGATAAAGCTTCAAATGCATCTTTGCTATATGAAAAAACTCCTTTTTTGGGATCACTGTTTTGTAATAAATTCATTATCAGACTGTTTACAATATCTCGATTACTGTTTCCAAGAACTTCTAATGAATTTAGAGGATATTCTATATTATTATCAATTAGTCCAACTTCTTTTGCATCTTGTATATCTCTGCCTATGTATGCAATGGTGTCAGCAAGTCTTACAATACAGCCCTCTGCAGTCATTGGATAAATGTGACAGTTTCTTTCTGCCTGTCTTATTTTTTTGTCAAATTCATCCCAGTTGTCATATACCAGGGGTTTTAAATAACGATCGTTTACCTCACCATTGTGAGAAAGTATTCCATCAAGAACCTGTATTGTAAGATCAGTATCCTCAATATTATCCAAAAGCCTCACACTTTGGACATTATGCATAAAATTTCCGATATTGTGCTTTGGACATAATAAAGAAAGTTCTTTTTCGCCTGTATGTCCATATGGGGGATGCCCGATGTCATGACCCAATGAAATTGCCTCGATTAAATCTTCGTTTAAATGAAGCGCTCTTCCTATTGTCCTTGCAATTTTAGAAACAATCTGGACATGAAGAGAACGGTGAGTTATGTGATCGTTTTTAACAAAATAAAATACCTGAGTTTTATCAATATATCGTGCAAATGCGTGAGAATGAATTATTCTGTCAGAATCACGGGAAAATTCTGATCTAATATTTGACTGATATGTATTTTTGCGCCTTTTTGCATTCTTATCTGGTGTTGCATAAGACGAATAAAGCGTTTCAAGACTCTTAATATAGTCTCTGTACATTTCTGACATCAAAAATCCCGTATGAAAATAATTGCTCTTTAGTAATATGAAGATGTCTATTAACTCTTAAAACAGGCTATAAACCTAAATCTTTTAATTAATGCCGACCATCCGCACTAAAAATCCACACATTTCACAATATTCGACCGCAAGATCCTTGTACTTTGAGGGAATAACTTATAATATGCCCTTCATTGACGGTTTTGATGACGAATCAATCCTTTCCGTTGGCCATCTTGGCATCGTAGCCGGAGCCTACGACTCTCTTGGTATCGCGAATATAATCGACAATGCAATACCCAAGACCCGAAACCATAATCTCACCCATTCTCAGGCCGTGAAAGCTATGGTGATCAATGGTCTTGGATTCATCGAACGCCGTCTTTATCTTTTTCCGGAATTTTTTGATGATATTGCCGTTGAAAGACTATTTGGGGAGGGAATTTCCCGAGAACAGATAAATGATGATGTATTAGGCAGAACACTGGATGCTATTGCAGAATATGGTCCAACTGAGTTATTCAACGATATCGTAGCAAATTGCCTTATTCCAACAGAATATGGCTCGCATTGCATTCACGTCGATACCACTAACTTTAGTGTGACAGGCGAATACGAATCCGATTTCAACACAGAAGGAATTCAGATTACCTACGGTCATCCGAAGGATGGCCGATGGGATCTCAAGCGTTTTGTCCTTGGCATGGCATCAAATCAGCATGGTGTACCATTATTTCTCCAGACTTTTTCCGGGAATGAATCGGATAAAGAGACACTCCGAATCATTATTGAAAAACTTCAGAACAGTCTCAAATCAGGCGAAAAAATCTATCATGTAGCTGATGCTGCATTTTATACCGAAAAAAATCTCCAGACTTTAGGTCAGCACACTTTCTGGATTAGTCGTGTACCGGTTATCATTAAAGAGGCTAAGGAACTGGTCAAATCAGATTGTCAGTTCATACCGTGCGATGATAATCGCTATTCATATAGTGAATCTTTCAGTGAATATGCAGGAATCAGACAGAAATGGGTGATGTACCATTCAAAACCAATGCATGAACAACAGAGTAAAACGTTTGATAAGAATCTGGTAAAAGAACTGGAAAAAGCCAAAACATCTCTTCGAAAAGTCTGTGCACAGGAATATGCATGTGAACCTGACGCACGCATTGCAGCAGAGAAATGGTTAGAAAAAAATCATAAGTATCAGTTTAGCGAGCTTGAAATTCTCATGATTCAAAGGAAAGAAGAGAAAAAACGAGGTAGACCAAAAGCCGGTGAACCATTAGTTAATTCATATAAGATTACTGCTGATATCGAATACAATGACAGCGTAGTCGAGCAGGAACGCCAAAATCTTGGACGTTTTGTTCTGGCAACGAATGACACTGAGATGTCTGCCGATGAATTGCTCAGGAATTATAAAGCTCAAGGAACAGTTGAGAGAGGATTTAGGTTCCTGAAAGACAAGTCGTTCCGGGTTGCTGAGGTCTATTTAAAGAAAAATTCGCGGATTCAGGCTTTGGCTATGATCATGGTATTGTGTCTTTTTATTTACTCTATGACTGAGTTTCGGCTGAGAAAGATGCTGGTACAGTCTGGTGAAACAGTCACCAGCCAGACAAAAAAGCAGACACAAAGACCGGCATTGAAATGGACATTTTTCCTGTTCAGGAGGGTGAGGGAGTTCTCATTTGTTGAGGGTGATAAAAGAATAAAACGAATTACAAATCTGAATGATGAATTGAAAAAGATATTGCGGTTATTGGGGGGAGAGTATGAAAAATACTATTGTTGAAGAAATACCTGCGGAAAGTCGGTTAATGGCAATTTTAACATATTATTTTTCTTTCAGCAGATTTCATTCCTGTAAATCCCTGCTTTAAGTCTCTATTATCTCATGACAAAATTGATACCTTTATCTTAATTAATTTTGAATATTTAATCATAAATTTTGTATTTTTACAAATATAGGAGTTATTAAATGAGTGAGAATAAACCAGCGTCAGAATGTGATGGAAACTGCAAAGGATGTGCATCTGCAAACAGTTGTACAGATCCAAAAAAGACTGGATCAGGACTCCCTCCAAAAGTCGAGATGGATGTAAAACATGTGATTTTAGTCTTAAGCGGCAAAGGAGGAGTAGGCAAAAGTACTGTTGCAACAAATCTTGCAATGTCACTTGCAAACAAAGGATATAAAACAGGTATTGCCGATGTCGATATTCATGGCCCGAACATCCCAAAGATGCTTGGAATAGAAGATGAAAAACTTACGTCTATGGACGGAAAGAAGATAGATCCTGTAATGGTTATGGGCAACCTCGGTGTTGTTTCAATGGCGTTTCTGCTTCCTGATACTTCCAGTCCTGTAATCTGGAGGGGAGCTATGAAAAATACAGCAATTAAACAGTTCCTTGAAGATGTAAACTGGGGATCGCTTGACTTTTTAGTAGTAGATCTCCCACCAGGAACCGGTGATGAGGCATTATCTGTTGTTCAGATGGCCCCTAATATCTCCGGCGCGGTTATTGTTACAACACCACAGGATGTTGCAGTTCTTGATTCTTCCAAATCTGTTAAATTCATAGAAAAACTTGATGTCAAAGTTCTTGGAATCATTGAGAACATGAGTGGTTTAATATGCCCTCACTGTGGAGAAAAAGTAGATCTCTTTGGTTCAGGCGGTGGAGAAAAAGCTGCAAAGGAATTGAATGTCCCATATCTTGGAGCAATTCCATTAGATCCTGATATGAGAAAAGCAGGGGATGAAGGAAAACCATTCATTGTCCGCCGTGACGGAACAGAACAGAACAAAGTTACATGGCAGCATGTTGATGATGTTATGGAAAATATTCTTAAAGAAATAAAAGAAGATTAAATTCTTTTTTTCCATGAAAACATCCATGAATGTATATTTCATGTAAATAATTTCATGAACGTTTTCAGGGTAAACCATAAAAACTAAAATTAGTGTAAAAAAGAACAAATTTTTAAAAAATATATGATCTTTTCATAAAATCACATTGTGATTTAAATGATACTTTAGCATGAAAACATGTATTTCATGCACTTTTTTGGCAAATTATACCCAGCCGCGAATTTTCATTGCTTCAACAACACGCTTTACTGCAACAACATATGCAGCCTGTCGCATGTTGATCCTGAATTCTTTTGATGCTGCAAGTACTTCATGGTAGGATTTGGTCATTGCTTTGTCGAGTTTTGCATAAACGTCATCAAGAGTCCAGTAATGCATGTACATATTCTGAACCATCTCATAATATGAAACTGTTACTCCTCCTGCATTGCAAAGGAAATCCGGAATTACATGAACACCATTCTTAGCAAGAATTTCATCTCCCCCTGGTGTTGTCGGACCATTTGCTAGTTCACAGATGATTTTAGCTTTTATTGTTTCTGCAACTTTTGCATTGATTGCTCCTTCATCAGGTGCTGCAGCAACAATGATGTCAACCGGAAGGGCTAAAACATCATCGTTTGTAAGAACATCAAGTCCTTTGTATTTGATAACTGAGCGTGTATTCTTCTTGTGTTCAGCTAATGCCGCAATGTCTAGTCCGTTTGCGTCATAGACACCGCCTTTTGAATCAGTTACTGCAACAATCTTTGATCCAAACATCTCTTCTGCAAGTGTTGCAGCAAATGTTCCTGCATTTCCAAATCCAAGAATTGCAATGGTTGCCTTTGAGAGATCAATGTTTAATTCCTTTGCTGCCTCACGGAGTGTGTACATACCACCCTTTGCAGTTGCATCACTTCTTCCAAGTGAACCACCGACTAATAATGGCTTTCCGGTAAGAAGGCCAAACTGGTTTTTCCCCTGAATAGTTGAGTATTCATCCATCATCCATGCCATAATCTGGCCATCGGTGTAGACATCAGGTGCAGGAACATCTGTATCAGGACCGAGGTTTTTCCAGATTGCTCTAATATACCCGCGGCTTAAACGTTCAAGCTCGCCTTTTGACATCTCTTTTGGATTGCATATGATGCCACCCTTTCCGCCTCCAAGAGGAAGACCTAAAACTGATGCTTTCCAGGTCATCCATGCCGCAAGTGCACGTACTGTGTCGATTGTCTCTTCAGGATGGTAGCGGATACCACCTTTGTATGGACCAAGTGCATTGTTGTACTGCACACGGAATCCCTGAAACACACGTGTTGTACCGTTATCCATTTTTACAGGAATAGATACCTGAATCTGTCTCTGCGGCTGCATCAGGAGTTCAACAACGCTCTCCTCAAGATTAAGAATTTTAGCACAGTCTAAAAGCTGTTGCTGAGCCATTTCGAATGGGTTAACCTTTGACATATTTTTGCTTCCTGTCACAGTAGTCCGTTATAATCAATATTTATAGACTACGTTTGACAGAAAATATTTGTCTTCACATATATAAATTATATAGGAATCAGATTTCTGATACATATTCTGGGAGATAAATTAACTGATCTTTTAAAAAACACAAAATGAGATTTAAATTTCAATAAAATTAAGATTTTTAGTTTTTTCAGATGGTTCTAAAAATACAGCATCAATCAAAAATAAAAAACATTTTTCAAATGCGCGAAAAAAAGGTTAATTTAATTTGTGTAATATACTTACTATAAAATATTTATTTCATATAGATACTCAAATCTTTCAATTTGCTGTTTTGGGCAATATTTATTGTAAGAGGCGTAAGACTCTCGACAATACATGCAACATCCAGTTTTCCGGCATCAACCGGCTGAAGCTTTGAGATTTCAGATACAAATTCCATTACCTTCTTTTTTGCCTCAGCATCATCACTTGTAACTGCAACAGTGTAATCCAAAATTACATCTAGTTTAGCCCATTTTCGTGCCGCGATATTATTAAATGCGGTTACAAGTCTTGCAGATTCAGGAAGCATTTTCTTAATCGCAAGTGCCGCAGATCCTTCATCCGGCGGGCAGTACATGAAACATCCGTCTTTTCTTTCCATAGGATTGACAGGAGAGATTACAATTTTGTTCTCGAAATATTCCGGATTTATTCCTGCAAGAGTTGAAGCTACATGTTGAAATGGAAGTGAGATTACAACCAGTTCAGCCTCTTTTACAGCATCTTCATTTGTAGTTCCGCGGCAGTTTCCTGTAATTCCGCGTTCTTTTAAAATATCTATAATTTTTTCTGCCGTCTCTACTGCTTTTGCAGGATCGCGTGAACCAAGTATTATTTCATGCCTGTCAGATACGCGAAGTGCAATTCCTTCGCCTATATCTCCGGTACCACCAATAATTCCAATTTTCATTTATAAAACACCCATTATTTCCTAGTAATTAGTTTCCATGAAACATGTAATAAATATTGTGAATGGATAAAAGGAATAAAAAAATCAGCAAATTTCAATTAAATTTTAAAAATATGAAAAAATATCGGGCAAATGAGTTTAAAAATGATTGATAATAACATATTGGATATCTTATTTTATGCATTGTGTATGTATACCGCTATAATATATTTCTGAAAAACATAGATTATTACAACAATTATGTTTCTGCCGACAACAAAAGAAGATTTGAAAAAAAGAGGATGGGATTCATGCGATGTT
The genomic region above belongs to Methanomicrobium antiquum and contains:
- the npdG gene encoding NADPH-dependent F420 reductase, with the protein product MKIGIIGGTGDIGEGIALRVSDRHEIILGSRDPAKAVETAEKIIDILKERGITGNCRGTTNEDAVKEAELVVISLPFQHVASTLAGINPEYFENKIVISPVNPMERKDGCFMYCPPDEGSAALAIKKMLPESARLVTAFNNIAARKWAKLDVILDYTVAVTSDDAEAKKKVMEFVSEISKLQPVDAGKLDVACIVESLTPLTINIAQNSKLKDLSIYMK